One sulfur-oxidizing endosymbiont of Gigantopelta aegis genomic region harbors:
- a CDS encoding pilus assembly protein → MAKTPTVNGGDPSVVRIRNITPTGFEVNMQEWYYKDGNHIKETVYYTVMELGSHDLPGGIKAVAGKENTDKEYTFDGSCLIDDTNSVTVNYGNTLTDPIVVSSVIGYSNTRTVTSRVHSVGSSNFKLFLQEEEKLGGRGLTDVNFIAIEKGIVNDTSNLPNWQLEVAKFSGVSNADKTNTFAISPAFPSAPFFISSMQTDNDQDTAVLRLKSLSATSAKVFVEEEKSCDSEVTHGNEEVGFFAFSGGIKEFNMALVVANKPEGLLHDIESKVRLGVSFYRYNPNANDIYNQNVNGGTMNFKLPNNPFVKKPTNTSMPAAEQGYRDVSNRMGMSANAAADLLENYPLVWGTTPLAENLWEVIRYLEQEPPRYTAVGGVNDFDPDPNTVDDPYYDVTEGRTLECIDTSVIVFTDGEPYQDSTVPGFTPLDFDGDSNADDLITNKSDLLDDVAYYGFCATVGGGSGNCADPVTGDGDRDLRTDIAGDQFVKVYTVAFGANSIPQVLQDTADNAGGIAYLAGDGAALETALTAAFTAAINDSSSSAVSVNTGSLSSDTTVFQARFSSNDWTGEMLAFLVNPNDGTLGTGITASYLPTTHGARIIATHNGTIGVPFRWPANTASPTPSELTTVQSTLLVSSDLLDYLRGDDSNEQSNGGTYRDRPKVENSISKSNATLNSGLKDRIPLGDMVNSSPVYVSGKPDFNYPDNLEGNSNLYSTFVASVVAQNDGKKCGTPITSDGRLPVIYVGSNDGMLHAFNANSLDCDENDVIDSSNFGSELFAYVPSDVLKKLPALAQPNYSHQYTVDGSPVVVDAFFSSAWHTVLVGGLRAGGQGLYALDVTDPGAITSEADLAAKVLWEFNDADDQDLGYTYSRPNIVRMQNGDWAAVFGNGYNNTVSDANVSTTGNAVLYIVRLSDGVLLKKIDTGVGLSDPASGKATDAAGNITVSGRPNGLASVSPVDVDGDSKIDYIYGGDLYGNLWKFDVNSGTIADWNIFHGGTSVAPTNDKPLFITQGETTANGYCVDGSDGSVIDGSINTATECIDTFRRQPITTRPEVNFHPNQSGFLVYFGTGQYIETTDNAVSGQLDQSYYGIWDQNDPAKGEIVAADLLEQEITQEVDIDGDSIIDARVTTDNAIDWEGDPSAAPAIPEDMGWFMDLYNKEGGNTNNHGERQVSDSILRNGRIIFTTLHPSANVCDNGGGGWLMEVDAVSGARLPYSPFDFDGSGTFGQADFVTISVIINGTPTTIKVPASGKHSNEGIISTPGIIAGDGIEYKYNSGSSGGIMVTGENPGPGYEGRVSWKQLSF, encoded by the coding sequence GTGGCTAAAACCCCTACGGTTAATGGTGGAGATCCCAGTGTTGTACGTATTCGAAATATTACGCCGACGGGATTTGAAGTGAATATGCAAGAATGGTATTACAAGGATGGTAATCATATCAAGGAAACCGTTTACTATACGGTGATGGAGTTAGGGTCTCATGATTTGCCTGGCGGTATAAAGGCTGTTGCGGGCAAGGAGAATACCGATAAAGAATATACTTTCGATGGCTCCTGTCTTATTGACGATACGAATAGTGTAACAGTTAATTATGGTAATACGCTGACAGATCCCATTGTTGTTTCATCCGTTATTGGTTATAGCAATACTCGAACTGTTACCTCTAGAGTACACTCTGTAGGCAGTTCGAATTTTAAGCTTTTTTTACAAGAAGAGGAAAAATTAGGTGGTCGCGGCTTGACTGATGTCAATTTCATTGCCATTGAAAAGGGGATCGTGAATGACACGAGCAATCTACCTAATTGGCAGCTTGAAGTGGCTAAGTTTAGCGGTGTGAGTAATGCCGATAAGACAAATACCTTTGCTATTAGCCCTGCTTTTCCAAGTGCACCATTCTTTATTTCTTCAATGCAAACAGATAATGATCAGGATACGGCTGTTTTGAGATTAAAATCGCTCAGTGCGACGTCTGCAAAAGTGTTTGTAGAAGAAGAAAAATCATGTGATTCTGAAGTGACTCATGGTAACGAAGAGGTTGGCTTTTTTGCATTCTCCGGAGGCATAAAAGAATTTAATATGGCATTAGTTGTGGCTAATAAGCCTGAAGGCTTATTGCATGATATTGAGAGTAAGGTACGCTTAGGTGTATCGTTCTATCGTTATAATCCGAATGCTAATGACATATATAATCAGAATGTCAATGGCGGTACGATGAACTTTAAATTGCCTAATAATCCCTTTGTAAAAAAACCAACCAACACGAGTATGCCCGCAGCAGAGCAAGGCTATAGGGATGTCTCTAATCGCATGGGTATGAGTGCCAATGCTGCCGCTGACTTATTGGAAAATTACCCGCTGGTATGGGGAACCACGCCTTTAGCTGAGAACTTATGGGAAGTAATTCGTTACCTAGAACAGGAGCCTCCAAGGTATACTGCTGTTGGTGGAGTGAATGACTTTGATCCTGATCCTAATACTGTGGATGATCCCTATTATGATGTCACTGAAGGAAGAACGCTGGAATGTATTGATACCAGTGTCATTGTTTTCACTGATGGTGAACCATACCAAGATTCAACGGTACCAGGTTTTACACCGCTTGATTTTGATGGTGATTCAAATGCTGATGACTTGATTACTAACAAATCGGACTTACTCGATGATGTTGCCTATTATGGCTTTTGTGCGACTGTAGGTGGTGGTTCAGGCAATTGTGCTGACCCGGTAACCGGTGATGGCGATCGAGATTTACGTACTGATATTGCTGGTGATCAATTTGTTAAAGTCTATACCGTTGCCTTTGGTGCTAATAGTATTCCACAAGTATTACAGGATACGGCGGATAATGCCGGTGGTATAGCCTATTTAGCGGGTGATGGTGCGGCCTTAGAAACCGCATTAACAGCCGCTTTTACGGCCGCAATCAATGACAGTTCGTCTTCTGCGGTCAGTGTCAATACGGGTAGTTTAAGCAGTGATACTACGGTGTTCCAGGCACGTTTTTCCAGTAATGACTGGACAGGTGAAATGCTGGCCTTTTTGGTTAACCCCAATGACGGTACTCTGGGCACGGGTATCACTGCCAGTTATTTGCCTACTACTCATGGGGCTCGCATTATTGCTACGCATAATGGCACGATTGGTGTTCCATTTCGTTGGCCAGCTAATACCGCAAGCCCGACTCCATCTGAGCTGACTACGGTACAATCGACATTATTAGTCAGTAGTGATTTACTGGACTATCTACGCGGTGATGATTCAAATGAACAGAGCAATGGCGGCACTTATCGAGACCGTCCTAAGGTGGAAAATAGCATTTCTAAAAGTAATGCCACACTCAATAGTGGCTTAAAGGACAGAATTCCTTTAGGTGATATGGTGAATTCATCGCCGGTTTATGTCAGTGGTAAGCCTGATTTTAATTATCCTGATAACTTAGAAGGCAATAGTAATTTGTATTCAACTTTTGTGGCGAGTGTTGTTGCGCAAAATGATGGTAAGAAGTGTGGCACACCCATTACCTCTGATGGCCGCCTACCGGTGATTTATGTGGGTTCAAACGATGGCATGTTACATGCCTTTAATGCCAATAGTTTGGATTGCGATGAAAACGATGTGATTGACTCGTCTAATTTTGGTTCAGAACTATTTGCCTATGTACCCAGTGATGTGCTGAAAAAATTACCCGCGCTGGCACAACCTAATTATAGCCATCAATACACGGTGGATGGTTCTCCAGTGGTTGTCGATGCTTTTTTTAGTAGCGCATGGCATACTGTTTTGGTCGGAGGCTTGAGAGCCGGTGGTCAGGGGCTTTATGCACTGGATGTAACCGATCCAGGTGCAATCACCTCAGAAGCTGATTTGGCTGCTAAAGTGCTATGGGAATTTAATGATGCGGATGACCAAGACTTAGGTTATACCTATAGTCGCCCCAACATTGTCCGTATGCAAAATGGCGACTGGGCCGCAGTGTTTGGCAATGGCTACAATAATACAGTTTCAGATGCTAATGTGAGCACTACGGGTAACGCGGTTTTATATATCGTCAGATTGTCTGATGGTGTGTTACTTAAAAAAATCGATACGGGGGTTGGCTTAAGTGACCCTGCCAGTGGTAAGGCGACTGATGCTGCGGGTAATATCACTGTCAGTGGACGTCCTAATGGCTTAGCCTCTGTATCACCGGTTGATGTGGATGGTGATTCTAAAATAGACTATATTTATGGTGGTGATCTCTACGGTAATCTTTGGAAGTTTGATGTGAACAGTGGCACTATTGCCGATTGGAATATTTTCCATGGTGGTACTAGCGTAGCACCTACTAATGATAAGCCTTTATTTATTACTCAGGGTGAAACAACCGCAAATGGTTACTGTGTCGATGGTAGTGATGGGTCGGTTATTGATGGTTCGATTAATACTGCCACTGAGTGTATTGATACCTTTCGTCGTCAACCGATTACTACCCGACCAGAAGTTAATTTTCACCCTAACCAATCGGGATTTCTGGTTTATTTTGGTACTGGTCAATATATCGAAACCACGGATAATGCTGTGAGCGGCCAACTTGATCAATCATACTATGGTATTTGGGATCAAAATGACCCTGCCAAAGGCGAAATAGTCGCGGCTGACCTACTGGAGCAGGAAATCACTCAGGAAGTTGATATTGATGGTGACTCGATTATTGATGCCCGTGTAACGACGGACAATGCGATTGACTGGGAAGGTGATCCTTCTGCTGCACCAGCAATACCGGAGGACATGGGCTGGTTTATGGATCTCTATAATAAGGAAGGTGGTAATACCAATAATCATGGTGAACGCCAGGTCAGCGATTCCATATTAAGAAATGGTCGTATTATTTTCACTACCTTACATCCTTCTGCTAATGTTTGTGATAATGGCGGTGGAGGCTGGTTAATGGAAGTTGATGCCGTTTCGGGTGCTCGCCTACCTTACTCGCCTTTTGATTTTGACGGCAGTGGTACCTTTGGACAAGCAGACTTTGTGACTATTTCTGTCATCATTAATGGTACTCCAACTACCATCAAAGTGCCTGCCAGTGGTAAGCATTCAAACGAAGGTATTATTTCGACGCCGGGTATTATTGCCGGTGATGGTATTGAGTATAAATACAATA
- a CDS encoding pilus assembly PilX family protein — translation MRTINVKTANQRGVALFVSLIFLLILTLLGISGMQTTILEEKMAGNFNDSNRAFQAAEFAVRVGEGWLQSQVNRPDDNSSPSTSQVWSLMEAGAVCTGNDMWWRQCANSWWATATNSIAATGLSSSLVATAPRYVIEEQEFVPDSLSTGQGKQAGRTFYRVTSKGTGGSDLTRMLLQTSFTRRY, via the coding sequence ATGCGAACAATTAATGTAAAGACTGCTAATCAACGGGGCGTGGCGCTTTTTGTCAGTTTGATTTTTCTCTTAATTCTAACCCTTCTGGGTATTAGTGGTATGCAAACAACCATTTTGGAAGAAAAAATGGCGGGCAATTTTAACGATTCAAATCGAGCCTTTCAGGCAGCTGAGTTTGCAGTGCGTGTTGGTGAAGGTTGGTTGCAAAGCCAGGTCAACAGGCCTGATGATAATTCATCGCCATCCACATCCCAGGTCTGGTCGTTGATGGAAGCCGGTGCTGTTTGCACGGGTAATGATATGTGGTGGCGTCAGTGTGCTAATTCCTGGTGGGCAACAGCGACCAACTCAATAGCGGCTACCGGCTTAAGCTCCAGCCTAGTTGCTACTGCTCCCCGGTATGTGATTGAAGAGCAGGAATTTGTTCCGGATAGCTTATCGACGGGGCAGGGTAAACAGGCAGGTCGCACCTTCTATCGTGTGACCTCGAAGGGTACCGGTGGTAGTGATTTAACCCGAATGTTATTACAAACCTCTTTTACAAGAAGGTATTAA
- a CDS encoding PilW family protein gives MKNRVSQKGLSLIEIMIAMTISLILLAGVGQIYISNKQTYRVTEAMSRMQENARFAIGFMTRSIRGADHWGCAGRWDNVADAGFLVAGYGGGTATESSPGLSAQDDQPVTGLVDSDTIRLISASEDASSVVSASGSSIVMDDASGFAVGDDIMINNCKSAQITSITNVSGNTLTIADALKQSYTIASVHKLQQTTYALGVSGGVPTLFMNDGTGAQPLIEGVENMQILFGGDSNSDMVADYYVAAGTAGLDMSTVVSVKLTLTLRTINDNVALNSRAYNGATDNRISKDYSATIALRNRLN, from the coding sequence ATGAAAAATAGAGTATCCCAAAAGGGCTTATCGCTGATTGAAATTATGATTGCTATGACCATCAGTTTGATTTTATTGGCCGGTGTTGGGCAAATATATATTTCAAATAAACAAACCTATCGTGTGACAGAAGCCATGTCAAGAATGCAGGAAAATGCCCGCTTTGCTATTGGGTTTATGACGCGCTCAATTCGTGGCGCTGACCACTGGGGCTGTGCAGGACGTTGGGATAATGTGGCTGATGCAGGTTTTTTAGTGGCGGGTTATGGCGGCGGGACAGCCACAGAATCTTCCCCCGGCTTATCTGCGCAAGATGATCAACCAGTAACAGGATTAGTAGATAGTGATACTATTCGTTTGATTTCGGCCTCTGAAGATGCCAGTAGTGTTGTGAGTGCAAGTGGTTCTTCTATTGTGATGGATGATGCCAGCGGCTTTGCTGTGGGGGATGATATCATGATTAATAATTGTAAATCTGCACAAATTACTTCAATTACTAATGTGTCAGGCAATACATTGACGATTGCAGATGCACTGAAACAGTCCTATACGATTGCCTCAGTGCATAAATTACAACAAACGACCTATGCTCTCGGTGTGAGTGGGGGCGTTCCAACTCTCTTTATGAATGATGGGACAGGCGCGCAGCCCTTAATTGAAGGCGTGGAAAATATGCAAATCTTATTCGGCGGTGATAGTAATTCAGATATGGTCGCGGATTATTATGTAGCTGCAGGCACAGCAGGCTTAGATATGTCTACGGTTGTTAGCGTTAAACTAACGCTAACGCTACGAACAATTAATGATAATGTTGCACTCAATTCCCGTGCTTATAATGGTGCGACAGATAATCGAATTAGTAAAGACTATTCGGCCACCATTGCACTACGAAATCGATTAAATTAG
- the pilV gene encoding type IV pilus modification protein PilV: MKNLNNTKASAGLTMIEVLVAVVILSIGLLGVAGLQVTGMRNNNSANLRTQASILASEFGDILRSNKTAVDAGDFDGPFDTSNLSISVEPNCRTINGTCSTTEMADTSIVDWGTDVAARLPDGVGTTARTGDIFTVTITWLDDRNNNATVAFITEFQP, from the coding sequence ATGAAAAATTTAAATAATACCAAGGCAAGTGCTGGCCTGACAATGATTGAAGTGCTTGTTGCTGTCGTCATTTTATCAATTGGCTTGCTAGGAGTGGCAGGTTTGCAAGTCACAGGGATGCGCAACAATAATAGTGCTAATTTAAGAACTCAGGCATCGATTTTAGCCTCTGAATTTGGAGATATTTTAAGGAGCAACAAAACGGCTGTTGATGCCGGTGATTTTGATGGGCCGTTTGATACTTCAAATTTAAGCATTTCAGTGGAACCGAATTGTAGAACCATAAATGGTACTTGTTCAACCACTGAAATGGCGGATACCAGTATTGTCGATTGGGGAACTGATGTGGCAGCGAGACTACCCGATGGTGTAGGCACGACTGCTCGTACCGGTGATATTTTTACAGTGACAATAACTTGGTTGGATGATAGAAATAACAACGCCACAGTGGCATTTATAACGGAGTTTCAGCCATGA
- a CDS encoding GspH/FimT family pseudopilin, with the protein MNIKSHKNINGFTLIELMITIAIAAILLSLALPSFDRTLRTNRTTTQANSVHTALNIARSEAIKRSSAVTVCASNDQTSPRSCSGANDWSVGWIIFQDLNANGTFDDDADVNLCEVSNNEASEDCLLRSYKALNGALSLTGSATRIIYTARGLPQSTLTLTLNATGCGAGEQRAITVSPTGRANVSSSNC; encoded by the coding sequence ATGAATATAAAATCACATAAAAACATAAATGGCTTTACTCTGATTGAATTGATGATAACGATTGCAATTGCAGCAATTTTGTTGTCATTAGCCCTGCCATCTTTTGATAGGACTCTTCGTACAAATCGTACGACAACACAGGCAAATTCAGTACATACTGCTTTAAATATAGCACGTTCGGAAGCGATTAAACGTTCTTCGGCGGTCACTGTTTGTGCCAGCAATGATCAGACCTCACCACGTTCATGTAGTGGCGCAAATGATTGGAGTGTCGGCTGGATAATTTTTCAGGATTTGAATGCTAACGGCACTTTTGATGATGATGCCGATGTGAATTTATGTGAAGTTAGCAATAATGAGGCCTCTGAAGACTGCTTATTAAGAAGTTATAAAGCTTTGAATGGTGCTTTGAGCTTAACGGGCAGTGCCACTCGTATTATCTATACCGCAAGAGGTTTGCCACAGAGCACTTTAACGCTGACATTAAATGCAACCGGCTGTGGGGCAGGTGAGCAACGTGCTATTACAGTGAGTCCAACGGGTCGAGCCAATGTGTCATCCAGTAATTGTTAG
- the ispH gene encoding 4-hydroxy-3-methylbut-2-enyl diphosphate reductase, with protein MQLKLANPRGFCAGVDRAIEIVDRALTLFGAPIYVRHEVVHNRAVVESLKNRGAIFVEELKDVPDGTIVIFSAHGVSKAVKKEAESRDVKVFDATCPLVTKVHLEVSRFSQSGTECILIGHTGHPEVEGTMGQYDDKQGGGIYLVETPADVMHLAVQNPDKLAYVSQTTLSMDDTSEVINALKERYPKIAGPKKNDICYATQSRQDAVKTLSQSSDLVLVVGSPNSSNSNRLREVAEKQGARAYLIDSADEIQTQWLVDGAKIGVTAGASAPEYLVEEVVDFLKKQGVEADSVEIGEKETVVFSLPKELQNI; from the coding sequence ATGCAATTAAAATTAGCCAATCCGCGAGGATTTTGTGCCGGTGTTGATCGTGCTATTGAAATTGTTGATCGTGCCCTGACGCTATTTGGTGCGCCTATTTATGTGCGCCATGAAGTTGTTCATAACCGAGCTGTTGTTGAATCCTTAAAAAACCGGGGTGCTATTTTTGTCGAAGAGTTGAAGGATGTGCCCGATGGTACGATTGTTATTTTCAGTGCCCATGGTGTGTCTAAAGCGGTAAAAAAAGAAGCAGAGAGTCGAGATGTGAAAGTGTTTGATGCGACCTGCCCATTAGTCACCAAAGTACATCTGGAAGTGTCGAGGTTTAGTCAGTCAGGTACAGAGTGTATTCTTATTGGCCATACAGGTCACCCCGAAGTAGAGGGTACTATGGGGCAGTATGACGATAAGCAGGGCGGAGGAATTTATTTAGTTGAAACGCCTGCTGATGTTATGCATTTAGCGGTGCAAAATCCGGATAAATTGGCTTATGTGAGCCAAACAACACTGTCCATGGATGATACCTCGGAGGTGATTAATGCTCTGAAAGAACGTTACCCTAAAATTGCCGGGCCAAAGAAGAATGATATTTGCTATGCCACACAAAGCCGTCAAGATGCAGTAAAAACTTTATCACAAAGTTCAGATTTGGTCTTAGTTGTAGGCTCGCCCAATAGTTCAAATTCAAATCGCTTGCGTGAAGTGGCAGAAAAACAGGGCGCTAGAGCCTATTTGATTGATTCTGCTGATGAAATTCAAACTCAATGGCTAGTGGATGGAGCTAAAATTGGTGTAACAGCAGGAGCCTCAGCACCAGAATATTTGGTAGAAGAAGTGGTTGATTTTCTAAAAAAACAAGGAGTTGAAGCCGATAGTGTTGAGATAGGAGAAAAAGAAACGGTTGTTTTTTCTTTGCCCAAAGAATTACAGAATATTTAA
- a CDS encoding FKBP-type peptidyl-prolyl cis-trans isomerase: MTNSTNSTSEKKITADSTVTMHFSLTLADGSAVDGTQDGEPMTFTMGDGSMIAALEEVLMDLTVGDKQQVSLDPRDTFGFPDEANKHWMERAEFDLDVELEEGLLVEFGTPSGEQIPGILMEIKEDKVLVDFNHPLAGHEVVFAVEVVAVK, encoded by the coding sequence TTGACAAATTCGACAAATTCAACATCTGAAAAAAAAATAACCGCTGATAGCACAGTAACGATGCATTTCAGCCTTACTCTGGCTGATGGTTCAGCCGTTGATGGCACCCAAGATGGTGAGCCGATGACCTTTACTATGGGTGATGGTTCTATGATCGCCGCCTTAGAAGAAGTGCTAATGGATTTAACGGTAGGCGACAAGCAACAGGTCAGTCTTGACCCGCGTGATACCTTTGGTTTTCCCGATGAAGCCAATAAGCATTGGATGGAGAGAGCTGAGTTTGATCTAGATGTTGAGCTTGAAGAAGGCTTGCTGGTTGAGTTTGGCACCCCATCAGGTGAACAAATTCCCGGTATTTTGATGGAGATAAAAGAAGATAAAGTGCTAGTGGATTTTAATCATCCATTGGCCGGTCATGAAGTGGTTTTTGCTGTTGAGGTTGTGGCTGTAAAGTAA